A part of Caretta caretta isolate rCarCar2 chromosome 1, rCarCar1.hap1, whole genome shotgun sequence genomic DNA contains:
- the LOC142072999 gene encoding olfactory receptor 52P1-like: MAPFNFTHSDTSTFILTGIPGLEAAHIWISIPFFTFYIISLLGNVTLLSVVGKEQTLQKPMYLLLCMLALTDIATPTFVVPKALGIFWFNLKGITVAGCLTQMFFLHTISVMHSSTLVTMAFDRYVAICNPLRYATILSNAQIAKLGLAGLIRAVLFILPLPLLLSQQTFCANRIIPHTQCEHIAMVKMVCGDIRVNRIYGFVLMFVINGFDLTLIAMSYGLIIRAVLRISSHKAHQKALNTCTAHICVMLTYYTPTFFSILTHHFGQGIAPYVHIILADLYLLIPPMLNPIIYGVKMKELRDKVVKYTCRSSADTKFTQSSADTRDDISSGLQCPSGNCQIVREYVNQH; encoded by the coding sequence ATGGCACCTTTCAACTTCACCCACTCTGACACTTCAACTTTCATCCTAACGGGCATCCCTGGCCTGGAGGCTGCCCACATctggatttccatccctttctttacattctacattATCAGCCTGTTGGGAAATGTCACGCTTCTGTCTGTTGTAGGTAAGGAACAGACTCTGCAGAAGCCGATGTACCtcctgctctgcatgctggcacTTACAGACATTGCCACACCTACCTTTGTTGTGCCAAAGGCACTGGgcatattttggttcaatttgaaaggCATTACTGTGGctggctgcctcacccagatgttcttcctCCACACGATTTCTGTGATGCACTCATCCACCCTCGTGACAATGGCCTTCGATCGCTACgttgccatatgtaaccctctgagatatgCCACCATCCTCAGCAATGCACAAATAGCTAAGCTAGGGCTTGCAGGTTTgataagagctgttctcttcattctgcccctgcccctgctcctgagtcAGCAGACATTCTGTGCCAACCGCATTATCCCCCACACACAATGCGAGCACATAGCTATGGTGAAGATGGTGTGTGGGGACATCAGAGTCAACAGGATATATGGTTTTGTGCTAATGTTTGTAATCAATGGGTTTGACCTGACGCTCATTGCCATGTCGTATGGTCTGATCATCAGGGCCGTCCTCAGAATCTCCTCTCATAAAGCCCACCAGAAAGCCCTTAACACTTGCACAGCCCACATCTGTGTGATGCTGACATATTATACCCCTACCTTCTTCTCCATTCTTACACACCACTTTGGTCAAGGCATTGCACCCTATGTTCATATCATCTTAGCTGACCTCTATCTCCTCATCCCTCCCATGCTCAACCCTATCATTTATGGGGTCAAAATGAAAGAGCTTCGTGACAAAGTAGTCAAATACAcctgcagaagttctgcagacacAAAGTTCACGCAAAGTTCTGCAGACACAAGAGACGATATCTCCTCAGGCCTGCAGTGTCCATCAGGGAACTGTCAAATTGTCAGAGAGTATGTGAACCAGCACTAA